A window from Schistosoma haematobium chromosome 1, whole genome shotgun sequence encodes these proteins:
- the ZFAND5_3 gene encoding AN1-type zinc finger protein 5 (EggNog:ENOG410VC18~COG:S): MNNETSELENKPENKNMCKRGCGFYGSVRFKDMCSKCYQEHIKCSSTLEQATLVHSTSIDIPDNRKSQLLDCCEHSPKDSTSNQSDPTTSSQLSRALKRKANPSVSAETSKADSSASRPVLGVNRCTWCRKRVGLTGFACRCDGLFCSLHRYSDQHECAYDYQANGRLELARANPEVRCPKIRKL; encoded by the exons ATG AATAACGAAACATCAGAGCTGGAAAATAAACCTGAGAACAAGAACATGTGCAAACGTGGTTGTGGCTTCTATGGAAGTGTTCGATTCAAAGATATGTGTTCCAAATGTTATCAGGAGCATATTAAATGTAGTTCTACCTTGGAGCAAGCTACACTTGTTCATTCCACTTCAATTGATATACCAGATAATCGAAAGTCACAGCTCTTAGATTGCTGTGAACACTCTCCCAAAGATTCCACTTCAAATCAGTCAGACCCTACAACATCTTCCCAATTATCTCGTGCGCTTAAACGAAAGGCAAATCCCTCAGTCTCTGCAGAAACTTCCAAAG cCGACTCGTCAGCTTCCCGTCCCGTTCTTGGCGTCAATCGTTGCACTTGGTGTCGCAAGCGTGTTGGACTGACAG GTTTCGCTTGCCGCTGCGATGGACTGTTCTGCTCATTACATCGATATTCCGATCAGCACGAGTGTGCTTATGATTATCAAGCAAATGGTCGTCTTGAACTAGCTCGCGCCAATCCAGAAGTACGTTGTCCCAAAATTCGAAAACTGTGA
- the ZFAND5_3 gene encoding AN1-type zinc finger protein 5, variant 2 (EggNog:ENOG410VC18~COG:S), giving the protein MNNETSELENKPENKNMCKRGCGFYGSVRFKDMCSKCYQEHIKCSSTLEQATLVHSTSIDIPDNRKSQLLDCCEHSPKDSTSNQSDPTTSSQLSRALKRKANPSVSAETSKGFACRCDGLFCSLHRYSDQHECAYDYQANGRLELARANPEVRCPKIRKL; this is encoded by the exons ATG AATAACGAAACATCAGAGCTGGAAAATAAACCTGAGAACAAGAACATGTGCAAACGTGGTTGTGGCTTCTATGGAAGTGTTCGATTCAAAGATATGTGTTCCAAATGTTATCAGGAGCATATTAAATGTAGTTCTACCTTGGAGCAAGCTACACTTGTTCATTCCACTTCAATTGATATACCAGATAATCGAAAGTCACAGCTCTTAGATTGCTGTGAACACTCTCCCAAAGATTCCACTTCAAATCAGTCAGACCCTACAACATCTTCCCAATTATCTCGTGCGCTTAAACGAAAGGCAAATCCCTCAGTCTCTGCAGAAACTTCCAAAG GTTTCGCTTGCCGCTGCGATGGACTGTTCTGCTCATTACATCGATATTCCGATCAGCACGAGTGTGCTTATGATTATCAAGCAAATGGTCGTCTTGAACTAGCTCGCGCCAATCCAGAAGTACGTTGTCCCAAAATTCGAAAACTGTGA
- the USP21_1 gene encoding Ubiquitin carboxyl-terminal hydrolase 21 (EggNog:ENOG410V5J1~COG:O~MEROPS:MER0004834), producing the protein MDDMSKQSDFKLSVQGSSIRNYGSQPRYMLSVNRLPKHTDSPPPYYRSAISLGPKSGSTLWNSTTSSLGGNVNDRSSDLNGRFSKLDLNESTNSSKKLCNGYHTDYCSTKNLQSIDRREFSEINNTYSSRNSVRCLDSPVANPPRAPISLPVNSHHSYHRGGLVGLNNLGNTCFMNSILQCLSNTAPLTEYCLEDRFLKDINKSSSMNGMLFHSYADLMKEIWDPDLANSSTSPSRFKSQIQRFAPRFMGYS; encoded by the exons ATGGACGACATGAGTAAACAATCTGATTTCAAGCTATCG GTTCAGGGGAGTAGTATCAGGAATTATGGCTCTCAGCCCAGGTATATGTTGTCCGTTAATCGCCTCCCCAAACATACTGATTCTCCTCCTCCTTACTATAGATCAGCCATTAGCTTGGGACCT AAATCAGGTTCCACATTATGGAATAGCACCACATCAAGTCTCGGTGGCAATGTAAATGACAGATCAAGTGACTTGAATGGTCGCTTTTCAAAACTTGATCTAAATGAAAGCACTAATTCAAGTAAAAAGTTGTGCAACGGTTATCACACTGATTATTGCTCGACCAAAAATCTCCAGTCTATAGATCGACGGGAATTCTCGGAAATCAATAACACTTATAGCAGCAGGAATTCTGTACGTTGTTTGGACTCTCCAGTAGCTAATCCTCCTCGTGCACCAATCAGTCTTCCAGTAAACTCTCATCACTCATATCACAGAGGTGGACTTGTGGGCCTTAACAATCTTGGAAACACT TGTTTTATGAATTCGATTCTTCAATGTTTAAGTAATACAGCTCCGCTTACCGAGTATTGCTTGGAAGATCGATTTCTCAAAGACATCAATAAATCAAGTTCCATGAATGGGATGTTATTTCATT CATATGCTGATTTAATGAAAGAAATTTGGGATCCTGATTTGGCTAATTCTTCCACCAGTCCAAGTCGATTTAAAAGTCAAATTCAACGATTCGCTCCTCGCTTTATGGGATATTCGTAA